From one Rhopalosiphum padi isolate XX-2018 chromosome 2, ASM2088224v1, whole genome shotgun sequence genomic stretch:
- the LOC132922199 gene encoding epsilon-sarcoglycan → MMHFTTTAFLKTACMCIIAALGHVEPKVITRDVNETEMFYYEIRPELFNWTNGADSKFVFTPSLQNYPDLLYWIHYKFNSKNRHGYLYGTPPANLSERQILLDIIGLNKKTYQVETQVIQLNIFEKSEYATNEVRFKINNLNVEDMFNEERIPYLLDIFRQYLWVGSKQNLYVTFLASASDLGQRLPLDPNDTEGVVVNLGSSSNFSTILYDLEKEISPLQKMNKCPKDFKRTSVERYFRANGFNLDWCSFKLVELTTIFNQNQTKNVQDKISSTKYAEENVWELVESLQYSQSMHTDTTKFNITLLVFIIFVVGLILSIGIFGWYKKKVIFFKNI, encoded by the exons ATGATGCATTTCACCACTACAGCTTTCCTAAAAACCGCATGCATGTGCATTATCGCTGCATTGGGTCACGTAGAGCCCAAAGTGATCACGAGAGATGTGAACGAAACGGAAATGTTTTACTACGAAATACGCCCGGAACTTTTTAACTGGACAAATG GCGCAGATAGCAAGTTTGTGTTCACACCATCATTACAAAATTATCCAGACTTGCTATATTGGATACATTACAAATTCAACAGTAAAAATAGACACGGCTACTTATATGGAACACCACCTGCGAACTTGTCGGAACGACAAAtccta ttGGATATTATTggattaaacaaaaaaacttatCAGGTTGAGACACAAGTTattcaattaaacatttttgaaaaatctg aatATGCAACAAATGAggttagatttaaaattaacaacttGAATGTGGAAGACATGTTTAATGAAGAACGCATTCCATACTTACTAGATATATTTAGACAATATTTATGGGTGGGTAGTAAACAGAATTTGTATGTTACATTTCTAGCATCCGCTAGTGATTTAGGACAACGATTACCATTAGATCCAAATGATACAGAGGG TGTTGTTGTCAATTTAGGAAGCTCATcaaatttttcaacaatattatatgatctcGAGAAAGAAATAAGCCCACtgcaaaaaatgaataaatgtcCAAAGGATTTTAAAAGAACAAGTGTTGAACGATATTTCCGAGCTAATGGCTTTAATTTGGACTGGTGCAGTTTCAAACtt GTAGAGTTGACTACTATCTTTAATCAGAATCAAACTAAGAATGTTCAAGACAAAATATCTAGTACAAAATATGCAGAAGAAAATGTTTGGGAATTAGTGGAATCTCTACAATACAGTCAGTCCATGCACACGGATACtacaaaatttaacattacATTACTTGTTTTTATAATCTTTGTGGTTgggttaattttaagtattggtATATTTggatggtataaaaaaaaagttattttttttaaaaatatataa